The region GGCTCGGCGGCAACGACGACAGCGGCGGCCGCCGGTGCTGGCGCAGCGGCTGGCGCGGCTGGCTGGTAGTGGGCTTGCATGCCTTGCGGCTGCATCATGACCATCTGGTTTTGCGGCATGGCCGACGATTTGACGATGCGAACCTTGCTTTCGCCTTCGGTAACTTCCAGCTCTGCGATATCCGATTCGGCGACCAGGTCGATCAAGGTCTTGAGTTTTCGTAGATCCATGTAAAACCCCTAGGAATGTAGTTTGTTTTATGAGTGATGCGGTGATGTCCAGAACCTATCGCCGCGCTAAATGCGTGCAGATCGCGTAGATTAACGTTTTTTAAGCGCAAAGTCGATGGCAAACCGATATCCATCGATACCCAGGCCGCAGATCGTCCCCTGCGCGATCGCGCTGAGAAATGAGTGATGTCGAAACGTTTCGCGTTGATAAATATTCGAGATATGGACTTCCACGAACGGAATGGCAACCCCGGCCAGCGCATCGCGCAAGGCGACGCTGGTATGGGTCAAACCGCCCGGATTGATGACGATGGCATCGATCCCTTCCGCTCGCGCGGCATGGATGCGGTCGATCAGCGCGCCTTCATGGTTGCTTTGGAAGCAGACCAGGTCGGCACCGGCCGCCATGGCTTGCGCCATTGCTGCCTGCTCGATATCGGCCAAGGTGCTGGCGCCGTAGACCTCAGGCTCGCGCGTTCCCAGCAAATTCAGGTTGGGACCGTTGAGCAGAAGGAGGTTTTTTGCCATGTATGGAAGACCGTTTTAGCGAAAGTTCCGCATTTTGCCGCCAAAGATACGCATTGGCAAGAGAAAAAAGCACGCTCCGAATTTACAATTTATCCAGATCGGCGCGCAACTGATCAAATTTCAAGCGTCCCAGATAGGTCTTTTTGACTTCGCCATCGGCGCCGATCAGCACCGTAAAGGGCAAGCCGCCCGTCGCATTGCCAAAATGGCGCGACAGGTCGGTGCCGCTCATGCCGGACACGTAGACGGGATAGGCAATCTTGACCTTGCTGGCAAAGGTGGCAATATTGCTGGCCGAATCGATGCCGATACCGATGACCTGCAGGTTTTTCCCCGCATAGTGGCCTTGCACTTCGGATAACTCCGGCATTTCTTCCACGCAGGGCGGGCACCATGGGGCCCAGAAATTGACCAGCAGGTTCTTGCCTTTCCATTGTGACAAGGCTTGCGTGGCGCCGGCCGCGTCCGGCAGCGACAGCGCATACAGTTCATTCACGGGGCCCGTCGCGCCCGGCGCGATGGTGGTCGTCAGCGGACCCGCTTTTTCCTTGTCCTTATGCAAACCTACGTATGCGCCCATGCCGCCAAACATCAGCGCAACGATGGTGCAAGCAATCCAATTCTTCTTTGTCATAGCTATTATTTATCTATCTGTTAGTGGGCGCGCCATCGGCCAGGCTGATGGCCAGCAGGCTGCGCAAGCCTGTGATATCCGTGCGCAGCACCTTGCCGTCCGCCTTGGCTTTCAGCGCGCCGCGCATATCGTCGAGCTCATACAGGGCCGCGTGCACGCCTTCGTTTTTCCATAAGAAACTGGCCGTCTCGACCGCATCATAACGCGCTCCCTTGAAATGCGGGCTTTCCGACATGTCGAGCACGACATTTTTATTCAGCAGGAAGATGTGAATCTCCTTGGCGCTCTCGGCAAACAGCTGCAAATAGATCTCGTCGTGCGGGCCGGCCGTGCCGTTGAGTACGGGGCCGCTAAGCAGGGGATGAAATTGTTGCAAGGCTTCCATTACCTGCAGCGCAATCGTGCGCAGCTGGAACAGGCGCGCCGGCTGGCTGTCGGCCAGGAACAGGGCATTGTACTGGCGTACCTGTTCCTCGATCAGATCGTTGTCAGGAAGTATATTGGGGCGGTTCGGCGCGTCGCCGAGGACTTGCCGCGCGGCCTTGCGCTTGGCGCTGGCATAGTCGGCGCCGTCCTGCGCCACCAGGCGCGCGGCGGCAGCGGCGATTTCCAGGCGCAACTGCGCGCTATCGTCAAATGCATCGTTTGTCATGAGCGAGATGATA is a window of Janthinobacterium sp. 1_2014MBL_MicDiv DNA encoding:
- the aroQ gene encoding type II 3-dehydroquinate dehydratase; the protein is MAKNLLLLNGPNLNLLGTREPEVYGASTLADIEQAAMAQAMAAGADLVCFQSNHEGALIDRIHAARAEGIDAIVINPGGLTHTSVALRDALAGVAIPFVEVHISNIYQRETFRHHSFLSAIAQGTICGLGIDGYRFAIDFALKKR
- a CDS encoding TlpA family protein disulfide reductase — encoded protein: MTKKNWIACTIVALMFGGMGAYVGLHKDKEKAGPLTTTIAPGATGPVNELYALSLPDAAGATQALSQWKGKNLLVNFWAPWCPPCVEEMPELSEVQGHYAGKNLQVIGIGIDSASNIATFASKVKIAYPVYVSGMSGTDLSRHFGNATGGLPFTVLIGADGEVKKTYLGRLKFDQLRADLDKL